The following proteins are co-located in the Pseudomonas synxantha genome:
- a CDS encoding MFS transporter, with protein sequence MANPYAELFQVPGARAFVLAGMLARMPISMTGIGLITMLSQVHGGYGLAGSVAAVFALATAFCAPQVSRWVDRYGQGKVLPIAALIGGGALLMVLLCTRLQAPNWTLFLFAALAGCMPNMSAMVRARWTELYRGKPRLQTAFALESVLDEVCFIIGPPISVGLSVVLFPEAGPLVAAVLLAIGVTTFVLQRQTEPPVHAHHDAHGRWLIASPSVLILMILLLAMGVIVGVVDVVSVAFAQHQGQPAAASIVLSVYAIGSCLAGLAFGALKLKAPLPRQFLYCGVATALTTLPLLLVSNIPGLAAAIFISGLFFAPTLIVSMAMVEQIVPPSRLTEGMTWLITGLSIGVAIGAASSGWMIDHFGAASGFWVALAAGAVVLGSAVLGYRRLG encoded by the coding sequence ATGGCAAACCCTTACGCCGAATTATTCCAGGTCCCCGGTGCCCGAGCCTTTGTGCTCGCCGGCATGCTGGCGCGCATGCCGATATCGATGACCGGCATCGGCCTGATCACCATGTTGTCCCAGGTACATGGCGGCTATGGCCTGGCCGGTTCGGTGGCGGCGGTCTTTGCCCTGGCTACGGCGTTCTGCGCGCCGCAAGTTTCACGTTGGGTGGACCGCTACGGCCAGGGCAAGGTATTGCCGATTGCCGCTTTGATCGGCGGCGGGGCGTTGTTGATGGTGCTGCTGTGTACGCGCTTGCAGGCGCCGAATTGGACGCTGTTCCTGTTTGCCGCGCTGGCCGGTTGCATGCCGAACATGTCCGCCATGGTGCGGGCACGCTGGACCGAGCTGTACCGCGGCAAGCCCAGGCTGCAGACCGCATTTGCCCTGGAGTCGGTGCTCGATGAGGTGTGCTTCATCATTGGCCCGCCCATTTCCGTTGGCCTGAGCGTAGTGCTGTTTCCTGAAGCCGGCCCCTTGGTGGCGGCAGTATTGCTGGCCATAGGTGTGACCACCTTTGTATTGCAGCGGCAAACCGAGCCACCGGTCCACGCACACCACGATGCGCACGGTCGCTGGCTGATCGCTTCGCCCTCGGTGCTGATCCTGATGATCCTGCTTCTGGCCATGGGCGTGATCGTCGGCGTGGTGGATGTGGTCAGCGTGGCGTTCGCCCAGCATCAAGGCCAGCCGGCGGCGGCGAGTATCGTGCTGTCGGTGTACGCCATCGGTTCGTGCCTGGCCGGGCTGGCCTTTGGCGCCCTCAAACTCAAGGCACCGTTGCCCCGGCAGTTCCTGTACTGCGGCGTGGCCACGGCGCTGACCACCTTGCCCTTGTTGCTGGTGAGCAATATTCCGGGCCTGGCCGCCGCGATTTTTATCTCCGGCCTGTTCTTCGCGCCCACCTTGATCGTGTCCATGGCCATGGTCGAGCAGATCGTCCCGCCCAGCCGCCTCACCGAAGGCATGACCTGGCTGATCACCGGCCTGAGCATCGGCGTGGCCATCGGTGCCGCCAGCTCCGGTTGGATGATCGATCATTTTGGAGCCGCCAGCGGATTCTGGGTGGCGTTGGCGGCGGGGGCAGTGGTGTTGGGCTCGGCGGTGTTGGGTTACCGACGGTTGGGCTAG
- a CDS encoding TetR/AcrR family transcriptional regulator — translation MSRARAEMIEATRARLIASARRAFATQGYANTSMDGFTAQAGLTRGALYHHFGDKKGLLAAVVAQLDSEMDERLQRISEQAAEPWSGFCERCRAYLRMAQDPEIQRIVLQDAPAVLGNTGPQQHCVESLRQLLEALMQAGLIPKAPSQALAQMINGSLVNTALWIARDDHPGMRLEEALQSLELLLRGLSLKPSA, via the coding sequence ATGAGCCGAGCCCGTGCCGAAATGATCGAAGCCACCCGCGCCCGCCTTATAGCCAGCGCGCGCCGAGCCTTCGCCACCCAAGGCTATGCCAATACTTCGATGGATGGCTTCACCGCCCAAGCCGGGCTGACACGCGGTGCGTTGTACCATCACTTTGGTGACAAAAAAGGCTTGCTGGCGGCCGTAGTCGCCCAGCTCGACAGCGAGATGGACGAGCGCTTGCAGCGCATCTCGGAGCAGGCCGCAGAACCCTGGAGCGGTTTTTGCGAACGCTGCCGAGCCTATCTGCGCATGGCCCAGGACCCTGAAATCCAGCGCATCGTGTTGCAGGATGCGCCGGCGGTGCTGGGCAATACCGGCCCCCAACAACATTGCGTTGAATCATTGCGCCAATTGCTGGAGGCATTGATGCAGGCCGGGTTGATTCCTAAGGCCCCCAGCCAGGCACTGGCGCAGATGATCAACGGCAGCCTGGTCAATACCGCGTTGTGGATTGCCCGGGATGACCACCCGGGCATGCGGCTGGAAGAAGCCTTGCAGAGCCTGGAGCTACTCTTGCGCGGGCTGAGCCTCAAACCAAGCGCTTGA
- a CDS encoding MATE family efflux transporter, which translates to MEVTQQRPLWQIYLIFLAPMVLSNFLQSFSGTLNGIYVGQMLGTQALAAVSGMFPIVFFFIALVIGLGAGASVLIGQAWGAQETGLVKVITGATLTLGALVGLIAAVLGSLFARPALQALGTPLDVLDDAVGYAQMMMLIMPLLLVFILYTQLLRGVSDTISPLLALMVSTLVGLVLTPALIRGWIGLPPMGIQSAVYAGLVGNALAMLFLVLRLRHKNHVMAPDRELLAALRLDRVILGKVLRIGLPTGLQMVVLSLSELVILALVNGHGSQATAAYGAVTQIVNYVQFPALSIAITASILGAQAIGAGRLERIGPILRTGLVINLCLTGALIVLGYALSHWLLGLFITDDSARVRAEHLLHIMLWSILVFGFQAVIGGIMRASGVVLMPVAISIFCVLCVELPMAYLFNAHFGLEGVWMAFPVTYLAMLVLQTLYYRLVWRHKQIKRLV; encoded by the coding sequence ATGGAAGTTACCCAGCAACGGCCGTTGTGGCAGATCTACCTGATCTTTCTGGCACCCATGGTGCTGTCCAATTTTCTGCAGAGCTTTTCCGGCACCCTCAACGGCATCTATGTCGGGCAAATGCTCGGCACCCAGGCGCTGGCGGCGGTATCGGGCATGTTCCCCATCGTGTTTTTCTTTATCGCCCTGGTGATCGGCCTGGGGGCGGGCGCTTCGGTATTGATCGGCCAGGCGTGGGGCGCCCAGGAGACGGGACTGGTCAAAGTGATTACCGGCGCCACCCTCACGTTGGGCGCGCTGGTGGGCCTGATCGCTGCGGTACTGGGCAGCCTGTTTGCGCGTCCGGCCTTGCAGGCATTGGGTACGCCGCTGGATGTGCTCGACGATGCGGTGGGTTACGCCCAGATGATGATGTTGATCATGCCATTGTTGCTGGTCTTCATCCTCTATACCCAATTGCTGCGCGGGGTGAGCGACACGATTTCGCCGCTGCTGGCGTTGATGGTCTCGACCTTGGTGGGCTTGGTGCTGACCCCGGCGCTGATTCGTGGCTGGATCGGCCTGCCGCCCATGGGCATCCAGAGTGCGGTGTACGCAGGGTTGGTGGGTAATGCCTTGGCGATGCTGTTCCTGGTCCTGCGCCTGCGGCATAAAAACCATGTGATGGCGCCGGATCGTGAATTGCTCGCGGCCTTGCGCCTGGACCGCGTGATCCTCGGCAAGGTCCTGCGCATCGGCCTGCCGACGGGCTTGCAGATGGTGGTGTTGTCGTTGTCGGAATTGGTCATCCTGGCCCTGGTCAACGGCCACGGCTCCCAGGCCACGGCGGCCTATGGCGCGGTGACGCAGATCGTCAACTATGTGCAGTTCCCGGCGCTGTCGATCGCGATCACTGCGTCGATCCTCGGTGCCCAGGCGATTGGCGCCGGGCGCCTGGAGCGCATCGGGCCGATCCTGCGCACCGGGTTGGTGATCAACCTGTGCCTGACCGGTGCCCTGATCGTGCTCGGCTACGCTTTGTCGCACTGGCTGCTGGGGCTGTTCATCACCGACGACAGCGCGCGGGTCAGGGCCGAACACCTGCTGCACATCATGCTCTGGAGCATCCTGGTGTTCGGGTTCCAGGCGGTGATCGGCGGCATCATGCGCGCCAGTGGCGTGGTGCTGATGCCGGTGGCGATCTCGATATTTTGCGTGCTCTGCGTGGAACTGCCGATGGCTTACCTGTTCAACGCCCACTTCGGGCTGGAAGGGGTGTGGATGGCCTTCCCGGTGACCTACCTGGCGATGCTGGTGCTGCAGACTCTGTACTACCGGCTGGTGTGGCGGCATAAGCAGATCAAGCGCTTGGTTTGA
- a CDS encoding DUF2239 family protein, whose product MPTQNLSLCTAFAGHQRIAAGTYADVAEALSTQALPAGSFLVFDDTTGTQVDYPWPAGYAPQPPAPVESEDEPPAMPSVGRPKLGVIAREVTLLPRHWEWLGQQRGGASAALRRLVDEARTAHASVDQLRQAKEASYRFMSAIGGNLPGFEDASRALFAQDRAGFSHSIARWPVDVQTYLGWLSRNAFPA is encoded by the coding sequence ATGCCTACGCAAAACCTTTCCCTATGCACCGCTTTCGCAGGGCATCAACGCATCGCCGCCGGCACCTATGCCGATGTGGCCGAGGCCCTGTCCACTCAGGCGTTGCCCGCTGGTAGCTTCCTGGTCTTCGATGACACCACGGGCACGCAGGTCGATTATCCGTGGCCAGCAGGCTACGCGCCGCAGCCTCCGGCCCCGGTCGAAAGCGAAGACGAGCCACCTGCCATGCCCTCGGTGGGCCGACCGAAATTAGGTGTGATCGCCCGCGAAGTCACCTTGCTGCCACGTCATTGGGAGTGGCTCGGCCAGCAGCGCGGCGGTGCGTCGGCTGCGCTGCGTCGGTTGGTGGATGAAGCGCGCACGGCCCACGCCAGTGTTGATCAACTGCGCCAGGCCAAGGAGGCCAGCTATCGCTTCATGAGCGCCATTGGCGGCAACCTGCCGGGCTTTGAAGACGCCTCGCGCGCGCTGTTTGCCCAGGACAGGGCCGGCTTCTCGCACAGCATCGCGCGCTGGCCGGTGGACGTGCAGACGTACCTGGGCTGGCTGTCGCGCAATGCCTTCCCAGCCTAA
- the nadE gene encoding ammonia-dependent NAD(+) synthetase: MQDRIAQELNINRQLVKGGEAKEIQRRIDFIKRTLRSSGCKALVLGISGGVDSLVAGRLCQLAVEQLRSQDYAARFIAMRLPYKSQADEHDATASLDFIRPDQIDTLNIAASVDGLMSSLPAGEVDAERVDFIKGNVKARTRMIAQYAVANLQNGLVVGTDQGAEALMGFFTKFGDGACDLAPLSGLTKTQVRLLGTALGAPDNLVKKAPTADLEELAPGKLDEVAYGCTYDDIDAYLMGEPVSEHVRTIVESAYSKTAHKRALPIVPL, encoded by the coding sequence ATGCAGGACCGTATCGCACAGGAACTGAATATCAATCGGCAGTTGGTGAAGGGGGGCGAAGCCAAGGAAATCCAACGTCGCATCGACTTCATCAAGCGCACCTTGCGCAGTTCGGGCTGCAAAGCCCTGGTGCTGGGCATCAGTGGCGGCGTCGACTCGCTGGTCGCCGGCCGCCTGTGCCAGCTGGCGGTCGAGCAGCTGCGCTCGCAGGATTACGCCGCGCGGTTTATCGCCATGCGCCTGCCGTACAAGAGCCAGGCTGACGAGCACGATGCTACCGCGTCCCTGGACTTTATACGCCCGGACCAGATCGATACCCTAAACATCGCCGCCAGTGTCGATGGCTTGATGAGCAGCCTGCCTGCCGGCGAGGTCGATGCCGAACGCGTGGACTTCATCAAAGGCAACGTCAAGGCGCGCACGCGGATGATTGCGCAATATGCCGTCGCCAATCTGCAAAACGGCCTGGTGGTCGGTACCGACCAAGGCGCTGAAGCGCTGATGGGCTTCTTCACCAAATTTGGCGACGGCGCCTGCGACCTGGCACCGCTCTCCGGCCTGACCAAAACCCAGGTACGCCTGCTCGGCACCGCACTGGGCGCCCCCGACAACCTGGTCAAAAAAGCCCCGACCGCCGACCTCGAAGAACTGGCGCCGGGCAAGCTGGACGAAGTCGCCTACGGCTGTACCTATGACGACATCGACGCGTATCTGATGGGCGAGCCTGTGAGTGAGCACGTAAGAACGATTGTAGAGAGCGCCTACAGCAAGACCGCGCACAAGCGCGCGCTGCCCATCGTGCCCCTTTAG
- the pncB gene encoding nicotinate phosphoribosyltransferase, whose translation MESAYDKQSPVIQGLLDTDYYTFTMMQAVLHQHPNVDVEYNFIVRSREKLGHLIPQLRDELEKLAGLHMREGELRFLFNPRFREYLTPDYERFLGLFRFNLRYIHVSEVDGQLNIRVIGPMLHCIMFEQPVLALVSELRNRDKYPDVTLEDVTRKLYQKFDWLEKNLSRDELADLRVSDFSTRRRLSFKAQREVVDIMRRDFPGQFVGTSNAHLAYEFDLPLIGTMAHQWLMVHQQLGRLRESQNAALENWVREYRGRLGIALTDCISTDFFLKDFDLYFAKLYDGLRQDSGDPIAWADKVLARYKELGIDPMTKDLMFSDGLNFEKCLPILRHIRGKARFGFGMGTSLACDVQGVEPLSIVMKLVRVHGEPVVKFSDDPVKNVCEDASFLQYAAQVFNVGNVEV comes from the coding sequence ATGGAAAGTGCATACGACAAGCAATCCCCAGTGATCCAGGGCCTGCTCGATACCGACTACTACACCTTCACCATGATGCAGGCGGTGTTGCACCAGCACCCCAATGTCGATGTGGAATACAACTTCATCGTGCGCTCCAGGGAAAAACTCGGGCACCTGATCCCGCAGCTGCGCGACGAGCTGGAAAAACTCGCCGGCCTGCACATGCGCGAAGGTGAGCTGCGCTTTTTGTTCAACCCGCGTTTTCGCGAATACCTCACCCCGGACTACGAGCGCTTCCTCGGCCTGTTCCGCTTCAACCTGCGCTATATCCACGTCAGTGAGGTCGACGGCCAGCTCAACATCCGCGTAATCGGCCCAATGCTGCACTGCATCATGTTCGAACAACCGGTCCTGGCCCTGGTCAGCGAATTGCGCAACCGTGACAAATACCCCGACGTCACTCTGGAGGACGTCACCCGCAAGCTCTACCAGAAATTCGACTGGCTGGAAAAAAACCTCAGCCGCGATGAATTGGCCGACCTGCGCGTGTCTGACTTCTCTACCCGCCGGCGCTTGTCGTTCAAGGCCCAGCGCGAAGTCGTAGACATCATGCGTCGCGACTTTCCCGGCCAGTTTGTCGGCACCAGCAACGCGCACCTGGCCTACGAGTTCGACCTGCCGCTGATCGGTACCATGGCCCACCAATGGCTGATGGTGCACCAGCAGCTGGGGCGCCTGCGTGAAAGCCAGAATGCCGCGCTGGAAAACTGGGTGCGCGAGTACCGTGGCCGCCTGGGCATTGCCCTGACCGACTGCATCAGCACGGATTTTTTCCTCAAGGACTTCGACCTGTACTTCGCCAAGCTCTACGACGGCCTGCGCCAGGATTCCGGTGACCCCATCGCCTGGGCCGACAAGGTGCTGGCCAGATACAAGGAACTTGGCATCGACCCCATGACCAAAGACCTTATGTTCTCCGATGGCTTGAACTTCGAAAAATGCCTGCCGATCCTGCGCCACATCCGTGGCAAGGCCAGGTTCGGCTTTGGCATGGGCACCAGCCTGGCGTGTGATGTGCAAGGTGTGGAGCCGCTGAGCATCGTGATGAAACTGGTGCGGGTCCACGGCGAACCGGTGGTGAAGTTCTCCGATGACCCGGTCAAGAACGTTTGCGAAGACGCCTCGTTTTTGCAGTACGCGGCGCAGGTATTCAATGTCGGCAATGTGGAGGTGTGA
- a CDS encoding nicotinamidase, with product MTLAKTAVASFDVDAQKSFTPLCPNELPVAGGDRIGAELNYMASLAGHRIGSKDAHTPHAPWVVAQHSEMLQPTGLAHADVTWVSHCVPGTEGFTLLDELPSPYDYDYFIWKGVEPDLHPYGACFHDLHDKLSTGVIEYLKAQGVARVIVGGLALDYCVKTTALQLLKAGLQVVLHLPACRSISEEGGVQAVNELLKAGAVISSTREELAAMAAR from the coding sequence ATGACCCTTGCTAAAACCGCTGTCGCTTCATTCGACGTCGACGCCCAGAAAAGCTTCACGCCGCTGTGCCCCAATGAGTTGCCGGTGGCCGGTGGCGACCGCATCGGTGCCGAGCTCAACTACATGGCCAGCCTCGCCGGCCATCGCATCGGCAGCAAGGACGCCCACACGCCCCACGCGCCCTGGGTGGTAGCGCAGCACAGCGAGATGCTGCAACCCACCGGCCTGGCCCACGCCGATGTCACCTGGGTCAGCCACTGCGTGCCGGGCACCGAGGGCTTCACCTTGCTCGACGAGTTGCCCAGCCCCTATGACTACGACTACTTCATCTGGAAAGGCGTCGAACCCGACCTGCACCCCTACGGCGCCTGTTTCCACGACCTGCACGACAAGCTGTCCACCGGGGTGATCGAGTACCTCAAGGCCCAGGGCGTCGCCCGCGTGATCGTCGGCGGGCTGGCCCTGGACTACTGCGTCAAGACCACCGCACTGCAACTGCTCAAGGCTGGCCTGCAAGTCGTCTTGCACCTGCCGGCCTGCCGCAGCATCAGTGAGGAGGGCGGTGTACAGGCCGTGAATGAGTTGCTCAAGGCCGGTGCTGTCATCAGCAGTACCCGCGAAGAACTGGCCGCGATGGCCGCGCGTTAA
- a CDS encoding NUDIX hydrolase, translating into MPLSAYLHTVDLCVLCYCRAAAELKLLLNEREAEPFAGHWALPGVVVNGDVQDLSLKDAVERLRASDKVGLDLAWSEQVGTVGDAFRDPRCWSSSTYYLAIVADEMELGENQGWFSLNAVADGSIKLPFDHNSIVAAVHERLLSKSLYSSLPLMFLGHEFSAPEATTIFSLVLARPVLKTSIRQRLLKLVEAGYLRETGRKKNGEGGRPQATVENLKPGAVYFFDRSFAD; encoded by the coding sequence ATGCCACTTAGCGCCTACCTGCACACCGTCGATCTCTGCGTACTGTGCTACTGCCGTGCCGCTGCAGAATTGAAGCTGCTGCTGAATGAACGCGAAGCCGAGCCGTTCGCCGGGCATTGGGCACTGCCGGGTGTGGTGGTGAACGGCGACGTGCAAGACCTGAGCCTCAAGGATGCGGTGGAACGCTTGCGCGCCAGTGACAAGGTCGGCCTGGACCTGGCCTGGAGCGAACAGGTGGGCACGGTGGGCGACGCGTTTCGCGACCCGCGCTGCTGGTCGTCGTCGACTTACTACCTGGCAATCGTGGCGGATGAAATGGAGCTGGGCGAGAACCAGGGCTGGTTTTCATTGAATGCGGTGGCCGATGGCAGTATCAAGCTGCCATTCGATCACAACAGCATAGTGGCAGCCGTGCATGAGCGGCTGTTGTCGAAGTCGCTGTACAGCAGCTTGCCGCTGATGTTCCTGGGCCATGAATTCAGCGCGCCGGAAGCGACTACGATCTTCTCCCTGGTGCTGGCGCGGCCGGTATTGAAGACCAGTATTCGCCAGCGTCTGTTGAAACTCGTGGAGGCGGGGTATCTGCGCGAGACGGGGCGCAAGAAGAACGGCGAAGGCGGCCGCCCCCAGGCGACGGTGGAAAACTTGAAGCCTGGGGCGGTTTACTTCTTTGATCGAAGCTTTGCTGACTGA
- a CDS encoding L-iditol 2-dehydrogenase has protein sequence MKRLEGKSALITGSARGIGRAFAQAYIAEGATVAIADINLQRARATAAELGPQAYAVAMDVTDQASIDTAIATVVAHAGKLDILINNAALFDLAPIVDITRDSFERLFSINVAGTLFTLQAAARQMIRQGHGGKIINMASQAGRRGEPLVAIYCATKAAVISLTQSAGLNLIKQGINVNAIAPGVVDGEHWDGVDALFARHEGLAPGEKKKRVGDEVPFGRMGTAEDLTGMAIFLASKEADYVVAQTYNVDGGNWMN, from the coding sequence ATGAAACGACTCGAAGGTAAAAGTGCGCTGATCACCGGATCGGCGCGGGGCATTGGCCGTGCGTTTGCCCAGGCCTACATCGCCGAAGGCGCCACGGTTGCCATTGCCGATATCAACCTGCAACGGGCCCGGGCTACAGCAGCCGAACTTGGGCCTCAAGCCTATGCGGTGGCGATGGACGTCACCGACCAGGCATCCATCGACACTGCCATCGCCACGGTGGTGGCCCATGCCGGCAAGCTGGATATCCTGATCAACAATGCAGCACTGTTCGACCTGGCGCCCATCGTCGACATCACCCGCGACAGCTTTGAGCGGCTGTTCTCGATCAACGTTGCCGGCACCCTGTTCACCTTGCAGGCCGCCGCCCGGCAGATGATCCGCCAGGGGCATGGCGGCAAGATCATCAACATGGCCAGCCAGGCGGGGCGGCGTGGCGAGCCGTTGGTGGCGATCTATTGCGCGACCAAGGCAGCGGTGATCAGCCTGACGCAATCGGCGGGGCTGAACCTGATCAAGCAGGGCATCAACGTCAATGCCATCGCCCCGGGCGTGGTGGACGGCGAGCACTGGGATGGGGTGGATGCGCTGTTCGCCAGGCATGAAGGGCTGGCGCCTGGCGAGAAGAAAAAGCGGGTAGGGGATGAGGTGCCGTTTGGGCGGATGGGGACTGCTGAAGACCTGACCGGCATGGCGATCTTCCTGGCATCGAAGGAAGCCGACTATGTGGTGGCCCAGACCTACAACGTCGATGGCGGTAACTGGATGAACTAA